The following are encoded together in the Robertmurraya sp. FSL R5-0851 genome:
- a CDS encoding methionine biosynthesis PLP-dependent protein — translation MYKNETKVAQIGNRSETQTGTVNPPVYFSTAYRHEGIGQSTGFDYIRTGNPTRKLVEAAIADLEGGDQGFACSSGMAAITTILAIFESGDEWIVSRDLYGGTYRILEQGFKKWGLTSTYVQTHDVSIIEQAITEKTKAIFIETPTNPLMEETDIQAVAELAKKYNILLIVDNTFYTPLLQRPIELGADIVIHSATKYLGGHNDVLAGLIVGKGKEVCEQLGFHHNSIGAVLSPFDSWLLIRGMKTLALRMKQHETNARELASFLKTHENVVDVLYPGRGGMLSFRIKKEEWVNSFLQNLNLITFAESLGGVESFITYPATQTHADIPEEVRFSIGVCNRLLRFSVGIEDVEDLIKDIDQALTRLSSEA, via the coding sequence ATGTACAAAAATGAAACTAAGGTAGCGCAGATCGGGAACAGAAGTGAAACTCAAACGGGAACAGTAAATCCACCTGTTTACTTTTCGACAGCTTATCGACACGAAGGAATTGGCCAATCAACAGGCTTTGATTATATTCGCACAGGCAATCCAACAAGAAAACTTGTAGAGGCGGCAATTGCTGATTTAGAAGGCGGTGATCAAGGATTTGCCTGTAGTTCTGGAATGGCTGCTATCACTACGATTCTTGCAATCTTTGAATCTGGTGATGAATGGATCGTATCAAGGGACTTATACGGTGGAACCTATCGAATCTTAGAACAAGGCTTTAAAAAATGGGGACTTACGAGTACGTATGTACAAACTCATGACGTAAGCATTATCGAACAAGCCATTACTGAGAAAACAAAAGCTATCTTCATTGAAACACCAACCAATCCATTGATGGAAGAAACGGATATTCAAGCGGTTGCTGAGCTAGCGAAAAAATATAATATTTTATTAATTGTCGACAATACATTTTATACTCCATTACTTCAAAGACCGATCGAGCTTGGAGCTGACATTGTCATTCATAGCGCTACCAAATACTTAGGTGGGCATAATGATGTGCTAGCTGGCTTGATCGTTGGAAAAGGAAAAGAAGTTTGTGAACAGCTTGGATTCCACCACAACTCTATTGGAGCAGTTTTAAGTCCGTTTGACTCTTGGCTCCTTATTCGTGGGATGAAGACTTTAGCGCTTAGAATGAAACAGCATGAAACAAATGCAAGAGAGCTTGCAAGCTTTTTAAAGACTCATGAAAACGTGGTAGATGTTCTTTACCCTGGCCGTGGCGGAATGCTTTCCTTCCGAATTAAAAAAGAAGAGTGGGTTAATTCATTCTTACAAAATCTCAACCTTATTACGTTTGCTGAAAGTCTTGGGGGTGTAGAAAGCTTCATTACATACCCAGCTACACAGACACATGCGGATATTCCGGAAGAAGTTCGTTTTTCAATTGGCGTTTGTAATCGCCTGCTTCGTTTCTCTGTCGGAATCGAGGACGTGGAGGATTTAATTAAAGATATTGACCAAGCTCTTACTCGTTTAAGTTCGGAGGCATAA